A region of the Stutzerimonas stutzeri genome:
CGATGCGATTGCCCTTGAAGCTGCAGCCGCAGTAGAAGTCCACCGGTCGGTCGGCATAAAGCGTCCAGGCGACCTTCTTCGCTTCACGGAAGGTGCGAGGAGCATCGGCATAAGTAATGGTGCAGCAGAACAGGGCAAGCAGGAAGAGACTGAGGCGACGCATGGAATTCTCGACAACTGAACGAGTGTCGCATCCATGCGCGGGCCGGCATCTTACCTGTCAGTTAATTAAAAGTCATAAAAAACAATGGTTTGCCTGATGTCATCAGGCCTTCATCTGACCCAGTTGATTGATTTGCAGGGAGGCGAGAATGATTGCGCCGCCGACCGCTAGCAGTATCAGGTTGGTCGTAGTGCCCCAGAACAGTAGATTGAGCACCAGACCCACCGGCACCGCCATGTTGTTCATCACCGCCAGGGTGCCGGCATCGACCAGCGTCGCGCCCTTGTTCCAACAGAACTGGCCGATGGCCGTGGCCAGTACACCCATCCAGATCAGAACCGCACATTGCGTCGTCGTGGTCGGCAGTTTCTCGGCGTTACCGAACAGCAGCCAGGCCGGCAGCACGATCAGCAGTGCGCCGAGGAAGAAGTAGCCGAAGCGACGGTGCAATGGCACGTCGGAGGGGTAACGCTGCGTCAGATGCTTGTAGAACACCTGGCCGGCGGCGAAGGTGAAGTTGGCCAGCTGCATGAGCAGGAAGCCGCCGAGAAAGTCGCCGGAGACGCCGTCGTAACGGATGAGCCCGGCACCGAACACCGCGACGGCTGCCGCGACCAGCGCCCAGGGGTTGAAGCGACGGTTGAGCGCGTCGTCGATCAGCGTCACGTGCAGCGGAGTGAGCACGGTGAACAGCAGCACCTCGG
Encoded here:
- a CDS encoding carboxylate/amino acid/amine transporter; the protein is MRYLIFVTLLWAFSFNLIGVYLAGQVDSYFAVLTRVILAGLVFLPLTRWRGVAPGFIAGVTLVGALQFGVTYLCLYMSFNVLTVAEVLLFTVLTPLHVTLIDDALNRRFNPWALVAAAVAVFGAGLIRYDGVSGDFLGGFLLMQLANFTFAAGQVFYKHLTQRYPSDVPLHRRFGYFFLGALLIVLPAWLLFGNAEKLPTTTTQCAVLIWMGVLATAIGQFCWNKGATLVDAGTLAVMNNMAVPVGLVLNLLFWGTTTNLILLAVGGAIILASLQINQLGQMKA